A genomic segment from Glycine soja cultivar W05 chromosome 18, ASM419377v2, whole genome shotgun sequence encodes:
- the LOC114395088 gene encoding uncharacterized protein LOC114395088 — translation MKKGSGCKGSIVCLMVTLCVVIALVLLGVILAMTVFKPRHPITNVDSVRLQNMSLDMDIFSMSVNVNLTLEVDVSVNNPNKLGFNYYNSYAQLNYRGQLIGEAPIPNGHILAEEIKGLNSTLTVMADRLVSNSEVTKDVALGLLPLNSLVRIFGQVNVLGFIKFYVASTSSCDFTLNLSNRTIVDNKCQEKTKISG, via the coding sequence ATGAAGAAGGGATCTGGCTGCAAAGGAAGCATTGTGTGCCTGATGGTAACATTATGTGTAGTGATTGCACTTGTATTGCTAGGAGTGATCTTAGCAATGACAGTGTTCAAACCTAGGCACCCTATTACCAATGTGGATTCCGTAAGGCTTCAAAACATGAGCTTGGACATGGACATATTTAGCATGAGTGTAAATGTGAACTTGACATTGGAAGTGGATGTTTCTGTTAACAACCCTAATAAGCTTGGATTCAATTACTACAATAGCTATGCTCAACTCAATTATAGAGGACAGTTGATTGGGGAAGCCCCTATACCCAATGGACACATATTAGCTGAGGAGATTAAGGGACTCAACTCGACACTAACTGTTATGGCTGACCGTTTGGTCTCAAATTCTGAGGTCACCAAGGATGTTGCATTGGGTTTATTGCCCCTCAACAGCTTGGTGAGAATTTTTGGCCAAGTCAACGTTTTAGGGTTTATCAAATTCTATGTGGCTTCCACCTCATCTTGTGATTTCACCCTCAATCTTTCCAATAGAACAATAGTGGACAATAAGTGCCAAGAGAAGACAAAGATTTCGGGTTGA
- the LOC114395168 gene encoding uncharacterized protein LOC114395168 produces MSQLAPKQFMTESQSNQDHEQVVVISQKKLKRRRVCVMVTGAVLLLLIVLVIVAIILAFTLFKTKEPRTQLVSATLEGIAPRLTLPAIDLQINVTLDLKVRVENRNRASLKHEGGKSVLLYKGKEVGDAYINPGLIPSRGSTILPCRLTLQVEKLASNLTSLVGDLMGGEISMDTVTRIPGKVTFLGFIKKHIVAESNCQFTISVSELKITNQTCKSKAKL; encoded by the coding sequence ATGTCTCAATTAGCACCAAAACAATTCATGACTGAATCACAAAGTAACCAGGACCACGAGCAAGTGGTGGTGATCTCACAGAAAAAGCTAAAGAGGAGAAGAGTGTGTGTGATGGTCACAGGAGCAGTGCTGTTACTGCTCATTGTGCTAGTCATAGTGGCAATTATCTTGGCCTTTACCTTGTTCAAGACCAAAGAACCAAGAACTCAGCTTGTGTCTGCCACTTTAGAAGGTATAGCACCTCGTCTCACACTTCCTGCCATTGACCTACAAATCAATGTCACACTTGACCTCAAGGTTCGGGTTGAAAACAGAAATCGTGCTAGTTTGAAGCATGAAGGGGGAAAGAGTGTGTTGCTGTATAAAGGAAAAGAGGTTGGAGATGCTTATATAAACCCTGGTCTTATTCCTTCAAGGGGTTCTACTATTCTTCCATGCAGACTCACCCTTCAGGTGGAAAAGCTAGCTTCCAACTTGACCAGTTTAGTTGGTGATTTGATGGGGGGAGAGATCTCTATGGACACAGTTACTAGGATTCCTGGGAAAGTTACCTTCCTTGGATTCATCAAGAAACATATTGTTGCAGAGTCCAATTGCCAATTCACTATTAGTGTTTCTGAGTTGAAGATCACAAACCAAACTTGCAAGAGTAAGGCCAAGTTATGA
- the LOC114395423 gene encoding cytochrome P450 714A2-like, which yields MYKSKWLSQRVEMEVEGQWQISQREICWSMMFIASWSIIVLLYVKLWYRSQRIRSVLQKQGINGPKPSFPFGNLSEMQQLNQGAPVSLEALDKWAFSLYPFFHTWRQRYGPVFMYSTGTKQHLYVEIPELMKWIGLNTSLDLGRPSHLTKTLKPLLGDGIIMSNGLHWAFQRNLLVPEFFQSKIKNWVDIMGESTMAIIKKWESHITESEGGIAELVIDGDMKTLTADVISKVCFGTSYALGNLIFAKLASMQAILAKSSVLFGFLNLRFLPTKENKELWKLQKEVETMILKVIKDREGENQKSGTHENEKDLLQIILEGAANATTGTSGKGIFGSRYNINQLIIDICKNIYFAGYESSALAIIWTLLLLALHPEWQQRIRSEIMETYDNTVPHSFLDMDKLRNLKALTMVIQESLRLYGPSTMATREVLANEMKLGEYVLPKGINLWLFTLALHRDPDNWGPDAREFKPERFAGGVSLACKYPQAYIPFGLGGRICLGQNFALLQMKEVLCLLLSNFSFAVSPNYCHCPVDSFLLMPKYGVRLLVSKVHKTSA from the exons ATGTACAAGTCAAAGTGGCTGAGCCAAAGAGTGGAGATGGAAGTTGAAGGTCAGTGGCAGATTTCACAGAGAGAGATATGCTGGTCAATGATGTTCATAGCTTCATGGAGCATCATTGTATTATTATATGTGAAACTGTGGTATAGATCTCAAAGGATCAGATCAGTGCTTCAGAAACAAGGCATCAATGGACCAAAACCTTCTTTCCCCTTTGGCAACCTTTCTGAGATGCAACAGCTCAACCAAGGTGCTCCTGTTTCTCTTGAAGCCTTAGACAAATGGGCTTTTTCCCTCTACCCCTTTTTCCATACATGGAGGCAACGCTAtg GTCCAGTGTTCATGTACTCCACTGGAaccaaacaacatctatatgtGGAAATACCCGAATTAATGAAATGGATAGGTCTGAACACATCCTTGGACCTGGGCCGGCCATCGCATCTAACAAAAACATTGAAGCCCTTGCTGGGTGATGGCATCATCATGTCTAATGGACTACATTGGGCCTTCCAAAGGAATTTGCTTGTTCCTGAGTTTTTCCAGAGCAAAATTAAG AATTGGGTGGATATAATGGGAGAATCAACCATGGCAATTATCAAAAAATGGGAGAGCCATATAACAGAAAGTGAAGGGGGGATTGCAGAGCTGGTGATTGATGGAGATATGAAGACTCTTACAGCGGATGTCATTTCCAAAGTTTGTTTTGGCACCTCTTATGCTCtaggaaatttaatttttgcaaAACTGGCCTCCATGCAAGCTATACTAGCAAAGTCTAGTGTTCTATTTGGATTTCTAAACCTAAG GTTTCTTCCCACCAAGGAAAACAAAGAGCTGTGGAAGTTGCAGAAAGAGGTGGAAACGATGATACTAAAAGTGATCAAAGACCGTGAAGGAGAAAACCAAAAGAGTGGCACAcatgagaatgaaaaggatCTATTACAAATAATACTAGAAGGTGCTGCCAATGCCACCACTGGTACTAGTGGAAAGGGTATTTTTGGGTCCCGGTATAACATAAACCAGTTGATTATAGACATTtgcaaaaatatttactttgcAGGCTATGAGAGTAGTGCTCTTGCAATTATTTGGACACTGCTGCTACTTGCCTTACACCCTGAGTGGCAACAACGAATTAGATCAGAGATTATGGAGACCTATGATAACACGGTGCCTCATTCCTTTCTTGACATGGACAAACTTCGAAACTTGAAAGCA CTAACAATGGTGATTCAAGAGAGTCTACGACTTTATGGGCCTTCAACTATGGCCACAAGGGAAGTGTTGGCCAATGAGATGAAGTTGGGGGAATATGTGCTGCCTAAAGGCATCAACTTGTGGTTGTTCACACTTGCGTTGCACCGTGACCCTGATAACTGGGGACCAGATGCTAGGGAATTCAAGCCAGAAAGGTTTGCTGGTGGTGTTTCTTTAGCCTGTAAGTACCCTCAAGCTTATATACCATTTGGTCTCGGGGGTCGAATTTGCTTGGGCCAAAACTTTGCCTTGCTACAAATGAAGGAAGTTCTGTGTCTTCTTCTGTCCAACTTCTCCTTTGCTGTTTCACCAAACTATTGCCATTGCCCTGTGGATAGTTTTCTGTTAATGCCAAAATATGGTGTAAGACTTCTTGTTAGCAAGGTTCACAAGACTAGTGCGTAG